CGACCAGGGCGATCAGGTTCGAGTCCGCGGACCGACGCGCCCCGGGTCGCCGAACGGACAACGGCGTTCGCTCCAAGACCGCACACCCTCCGGCGCAGCCTTCCCTGCGCCGGTCCTGCGCCATGAGGTAGCCACTGTGTCACTCGACTCCATGACCGAATCCGTCGACAAGGCAGTCAGCGGATTCTTCGAACCCATCGCCAGCTGGCTCGGAGAAGTCGTCTTCTACTCCGTCCCCGTCGCCGGGACGGAACTCCCCCTCATCGTCGCCTGGCTCGTCGTCGCCGGCCTCGTCTTCTCCACCTGGTTCGGGCTGGTCCAGATCCGGAAGTTCCGCCTCGCCGTCGACGTGGTGCGCGGAAAGTACGACGAGAAGGGGTCGGCCGGTGAGGTCAACCACTTCCAGGCCCTGACCGCGGCCGTCTCCGGCACCGTCGGCCTCGGCAACATCGCGGGTGTCGCGGTCGCCGTCTCCATCGGTGGCCCCGGTGCGACCTTCTGGATGATCCTCTGCGGTCTGCTGGGCATGGCCACGAAGTTCGTCGAGGTCACCCTCGGCGTGAAGTACCGCGAGGTCCACGCGGACGGCACCGTCTCCGGCGGCCCGATGCACTACCTCCCCAAGGGCATGGCCGACCGCTTCGGCAAGAACGGCAAGACCTTCGGCAAGGTGCTCGCCGTCCTGGCCTCCTTCATGGTCCTGTTCTTCGGCCTCTTCGGCGGCAACCTCTTCCAGGTCAACCAGAGCTACGCGCAGCTCGTCTCCGTCGCCGGCGGCGAGAACGGTGCTCTCGGCTCCTCCGCGGGCGCCCTGTTCTTCGGCATCCTCATCGCCGCGCTCGTCGGCATCGTGCTGCTCGGCGGCATCCGCTCCATCGCCAACGTCACCAGCAAGCTGGTGCCGTCGATGGCGGCCATCTACATCGCCGCCTGTCTGATCGTCATCCTCGTGAACGTCACGGCCGTGCCCGACGCGGTCGTCACGATCGTCGAGGGCGCCTTCAACCCCGAGGGCGTCGCCGGTGGTGTCCTCGGCGCGCTGATCATCGGCTTCAAGCGCGCGGCGTTCTCCAACGAGGCCGGTCTCGGCTCCGCCCCGATCGCGCACTCCGCGGTGAAGACCAAGCACCCCGCGAGCGAGGGCCTGGTCGCTCTGCTGGAGCCGTTCATCGACACGGTCATCATCTGCACCATGACGGCCCTCACCATCGTGATCGCCAACCCGGCGAGCTGGGCCGAGGCGCGTGCGGGCGAGTCGATCGGCGGCGTCACCATCACCTCGGACGCCTTCGGCACGGTGCTGCCCTGGTTCCCGTACATCCTCACCATCGCGGTGCTGCTCTTCGCCATCTCGACGGTGCTGACGTGGGGCTACTACTGCCTCAAGGCCTGGACGCACCTCTTCGGCCGCAGCAAGGCCAGCGAGATCACCTTCAAGGTGCTCTACACGCTGTTCGCCGTCGCGGGCTCGCTGCTCACCCTGCAGACCCTGATCGACATGGCCGACGCCGTCCTCTTCATGCTGGCGGTCATCAACATCATCGGTCTCTACCTGCTCGCCCCGGTCGTCAAGCGGGAGCTGAACACCTTCCTGGAGTACGTCCGGGCCCGCAAGGCGGGCGAGAAGGACGACTCCGACGACGACCAGGAGCCGGTGAAGACCACCGCCTGACCGCCCTCGCGGTCCGGCTCCCGAAGGGGCCGCATGCGCCCGCGCCTTGCGCATGCGGCCCCTTCCTGCACGTTCCCGCAGGTGGGGTGCTGTCTGGTGACAGCACCCGCCTTCTGGTTAGGGTGTTAAGAACGCGTCAACGCGACGCGAGGTGTGCCGGGAAGTCTGGTCGGCGGCAATGGGCGCAGTGTGCCCGCAACATCGACGGCCCGGAGGCCCCCCTCATGTCAGACGCTCCGCGTCAGCGCACCACCTTCCTCGGCCTGCTGCCGCTGCCCGAGCGCAACGCCGTGGCCCAGGCGCTGCGTACGGAGACCGTCGGCGGACTCGTCCTGCTCGCCGCGGCGGTGGTCGCGCTCGTATGGGCGAACAGCCCGTGGAGCGGCGTCTACGAGCGGATACGCGACTTCCACTTCGGTGTCCCCGCCCTCGGCCTCGACCTCTCCGTCGGCCACTGGACCGCCGACGGTCTCCTCGCCGTCTTCTTCCTGGTCGCCGGAATCGAGCTCAAGCGAGAGCTCGTCGTCGGCGAACTCCGCAACCCCGCCACCGCCGCCCTGCCGGTCATCGCGGCGGTCTGCGGCATGGTCGTGCCCGCCGCGCTCTACATCGCCGTCGCCATGCCCGCGGGCGGCTCACCGAGTGGCTGGGCCGTACCGATGGCCACCGACATCGCCTTCGCGCTCGCGGTCCTCGCCGTCCTCAGCACCCATCTGCCCGCCGCTCTCCGCGCGTTCCTGCTCACGCTCGCAGTCGTCGACGACCTCGGCGCGATCCTGATCATCGCGGTGTTCTTCACCAGCGACCTGAACTTCGCGGCACTCGGCGGGGCCTTCGCCGGACTGGTCCTCTTCTACGTCCTCCAGCGCCTGCGGGTCAGGGGCTGGTGGTGGTACGTGCCGCTCGGCCTCGCCATCTGGGCACTGATGTACAACGGCGGGGTCCACGCCACGGTCGCGGGCGTCGCCATGGGCCTGATCCTGCGCACCACCCGCGACAAGGGCGAGGACGCGTCCCCCGCCGAGCGCACCTCGCACCTGCTGCACCCGGTCTCGGCCGGCGTGGCGGTGCCGCTGTTCGCCCTGTTCGCCGCAGGTGTCGGCGTCTCCGGAGCCGCCCTGTCCGAGGTCTTCACCCGTCCCGAACCGCTCGGGGTCGTCCTCGGCCTCGTCGTCGGCAAGACGGTCGGCATCTTCGCCGGCACCTATCTCGCCGCTCGCTACACCCGTGCCCGGCTCAACCCGGATCTCGAGTGGGCGGACGTCTTCTCCCTCGCGGTCCTGGCGGGCATCGGCTTCACCGTCGCCCTCCTCATCGGGGAGCTCGCCTTCCGCGACCCGTCCCAGACCGAGCAGATCAAGGCGGCGGTCCTGGTCGGATCGCTGATCGCGGCGGGCCTCGCCGCCCTGCTGATCAAACGCCGCAACGCCGTCTACCGCCGCCTCTACGAGGAGGAGACGCGCGACGACAACGCGGACGGGATCCCCGACATCTACCAGCGGGCGGACTCGGCCCCCGCGGCACCCGACACCGCCCGGTGACGGAGCCCGACCCGATCTCGTACGGAGGGACCGCCCCGTGCTCCCGTCCCCCGGCGGCCGACCCGTCCCCGGGGTGAGGTGAGGCCCGGGTGACGGGCACCCTCCGGCGGGAGCGGAGGTCGCCGCGGCTCCGCGACGCCCCGGCACCCGGCACCCGACCCCGGCACCGGCACCGGCACCGCTGATGATCGGCGCCGGCTCTGCGCCGCGTGGACGTGCCCCGTGGCGGCCGGCACCCGGAGGGCCGAACTTCGTTCCTACCGCGTTCCCGGGGCGAGCCGCTTTTCGAACCAGTGGTGGGCGTAGGGTTCGTCGTTGAAGGCGGGGACCTCGGTGTAACCGCTGTCGCGGTAGAGACGCGTGGCCGCCTCCAGGGCCTTGTTGGTGTCGAGCCGCACCAGTTCGCAGCCGTGCCGGGCCGCGCGTTCCTCGAGTTCGGACAGGAGGCGCCGGGCGAGGCCGAGGCCTCGGGCATCGGGACGGACCCACAGCCGCTTGATCTCGGCGGGTGCTCCGGCCGCCAGCTTGAGCCCGGCGCAGCCCACCGGCTCCCCGTGCAGCCGGGCCACGAGGAACAGTCCGCGCGGTGCGCGCAGTTCGCCCGGGTCGGGCAGCAGACTGTTCGCGGGGTCGAAGCCGCCGTCGAAGAGCTCCCCCAGTTCTGCGGCGTAGGACCGCAGGCAGTGCGCGGCGTCCGGGTGGTCGGGGTCGAGCGCGGCCAGGGTGACCGTCGAAGCGGTCAGCAGTCGCTCGACCTCCGCCATGGCCGAAGTCAGCCGGTCCCGTTGCCGGGCGTTGAGCGGGGCGAGGAGCGATGCGGCGAGTGCGTCACTGCGGCCGTCGAGAAGAGCGCGCTCCTGCCGCCCGGCCTCGGTCAGCCGTACGGTGCGGACCCGCCGGTCGCGGGGGTGGGGCCCGACGGCGACGAGGCCGTCCCGCTCGAGCGCGCGCAGCAGCCGGCTCACATAGCCGGAGTCGAGGCCGAGCCGGTCCCGTACGCCGCGGACGTCGTGCGTGTCGCCGTCGCCGATCTGCCAGAGCAGCCGAGCCTGCCCGTACGGGCGTGCGCCGCCCAGATAGTGGTCGTGCAGCACTCCCACTCGCTCGGCGACCGTCCGGTTGAAGCGCCGTACCCGGTCCACCTGTTCCTCGATCATCCTCTGACCTTAGTCAGAGGAAAACGGCCCGGCAAGCCGGCCGGGGAGCCCGGCGTGGTGGTACCCGGCGAGAGCGGCGCCGGTCCCGCTCCCCGGCCGGTACACCGGACGGGGGCGTGCGGGGAACCGCACCACGAGGACATGAATCGCGGTTGGCGGGCATGTGCGAGACGCTGGACTGCAGAGCGCGCCCCGCAAGGGCGACGAGCCGCGGGGAGGCGCGCCGACAGCGGCGACGCACGTCGGGCTTGACACCCGCACCCGAGCGAGGAAGGCGGGCTGTGATGAGCTATCCGGGGACGGGCCCCGCCGGGCCGAGCGACGGCGAGACGGCCCCACTCTCGGCGATACGGCTGAACGTCAACGATCACATGTGGCGGCTCGAGGTGGATCCGCGGACCTCGCTGCTCGACGCGCTGCGCGAGCACCTTCGCCTGAGCGGGACGAAGAAAGGGTGCGACCACGGTCAGTGCGGCGCCTGCACGGTGCTGGTCAACGGCCGGCGCGTCAACTCCTGTCTGTCGCTGGCCGTCATGCACGAGGACGACGAGATCGTCACGATCGAGGGCCTCGGCGATCCCGACCACCTGCACCCCGTGCAGCGCGCCTTCGTCGAGAAGGACGGCTTCCAGTGCGGTTACTGCACACCGGGGCAGATCTGTTCGGCCGTCGGCATGCTCGCCGAGGTGGAGGCGGGCTGGCCCAGTCACGCCACCGCCGACGTGGCCTCGCCGCACATCGCCCTGACGGACGCGGAGATCCGCGAGCGGATGAGCGGCAACATCTGCCGGTGCGCCGCCTATCCGAACATCGTCGCGGCCATCCGCGGCACGGCGGAAGGCGGCACGGCATGAGGTCCTTCACCTACGAGCGGGCAACGGACCCTCAGGCCGCCGTCGCCGCGGTGTCCAGGAACGGTGCCAAGTTCATCAGCGGCGGCACCAACCTGCTGGACCTGATGAAGCTGGACATCGAGAAGCCGAGCCATCTGGTCGACATCAGCCGGCTCCCGCTGCGCGCCATCGAGGAACTCCCGGACGGCGGGCTGCGTGTGGGCGCCCAGGCGCCGAACTCCGACGTGGCCGCCGACGCCCTGGTCCGCACCCGTTATCCGGTGCTGTCGGAGGCGCTGCTGTCCGGCGCCTCGGGCCAGCTGCGCAACAAGGCGTCCACGGGGGGAAACCTGCTGCAGCGCACCCGGTGCCCCTACTTCTACGACACCGCCGCGGGCTGCAACAAGCGCGAGCCCGGAAGCGGGTGTTCGGCCATCGGCGGGTTCAACCGCATACACGCGATCCTCGGCGCGAGTGGATCCTGCATCGCCACCCACCCCTCGGACATGGCGGTGGCCCTGACGGTGCTGGACGCGGAGATCGAACTACTCGACGCCGAAGGGGCGGTGCGCCGCGTCGCCATCACCGACTTCTACCGGCTGCCCGGCGACACACCGCACATCGAGACCGTGCTGCGGCCCGGCGAGATGATCACGAGCGTCGTCCTGCCGCCGCCCCCGCCCGGCCGGCAGAGGTACCGCAAGGTACGCGACCGGGCGTCGTACGAGTTCGCGCTGGTCTCCGTGGCGGCCGTCGTGTCGACGACCGACGCGGGAAGCGTCCGTGAGGCCCGGGTGGCGTTCGGCGGTGTGGCGCACAAGCCGTGGCGGTCCGCCGAGGCGGAGGCCGCGCTGACCGGCCGCCCCGCCGAGATGGCCACGTATCGCGCCGCGGCCGAGGCGGCCATGCGCGACGCCGCCGGACAGGGGCACAACGACTTCAAGATCGAGCTGGCCGGGCGCACCCTGTGCCGCACGCTGGCACAGGTGGCCGGGACCGGCTGAGTCCCGCCAGGAGGCCGGGACCGACCGGGACCGGGAGCCGACCGGGACCGGGAGCCGACCGGGACCGGGAGCCGACCGGGACCGGGAGCCGACCGGCGGGCAAGCCGGCTCCGCAGGAGGAGGCGAGATGATCGGGCACGCTGTGGACCGCGTCGACGGGCCGCTCAAGGCGACCGGGCGAGCAGCCTACGCGTACGAGCACTGGGAGGCCGGCCCGCCGCTCTACGGTTTCATCGTCGGGGCGACGATCGGCAAAGGCCGCATCACCCGGATCGACACCGAGGAGGCCGAGCGGGCACCCGGTGTGCATCTGGTGATGACCCATCTCAACGCCCCGGCGCAGGGCCCCCGCGACGAGTCCGTTCCCTTCGAGTACTGGCGTGCCCAGCCGGAGCTCACCGGCCCCGAGATCCACTACTACGGCGAACCGGTGGCGCTCGTCGTCGCCGGGACCCTCGAGCAGGCCCGGGCCGCGGCCGACCTCGTCGAGGTCGAGTACGGCACCGGGCGGGGGCGTTTCGACTTCGCCGAGTTCGAGGACGACGTCTACATCCCGAAGGTGGTCAACGCCGGTATCCCCACCGACACCGAGGTGGGCGACTTCGACGCCGGATTCGACGACGCGGAGGTCAAGGTCGACCAGCAGTACACGACGCCCTACGAGTTCTCGCTGCCGATAGAGCCGAACGCGTGTCTGGCGGAACCGCGCGGCGAGGACCTGGTCCTCTACGTCAGCTCCCAGATCGTCAACGCGGCGCAGGTCTCGGTCGCCACGACGCTCCTGATGGACCCCGAGCGGGTCCACGCCGTCGCCCCCTTCGTCGGCGGGGGGTTCGGCTCGAAACTGGGCATCCACTCGGAGACGATCCTGGCGGCGCTCGCCGCCCGCACGCTGAGCCGACCGGTGAAGGTCGCGATGACCCGCCAGCAGGTCTTCCAACTCGTCGGCATGCGCCCCACATCGCGCCAGCGGGTCCGGCTGGGCGCGGAGCGCGACGGGCGGCTGACGGCGATCGCCCACGACGTCACGATGCACACCAACCCCGACGTCGAGTACGCCGAGCAGACCGCCGCCACCACCCGCAGCCTGTATGCCGCGCCCCACCGGTTGACCAGCCACCGGCTGGCGGCGCTCGACCTGCCGCGCGGGACGGACGTTCGCGCGCCGGGCGAGGCGCCGGGCATGCTGGCGGTCGAGTCGGCGATGGACGAGCTGGCGCACTCGCTCGGCCTGG
The genomic region above belongs to Streptomyces marianii and contains:
- a CDS encoding 2Fe-2S iron-sulfur cluster-binding protein, encoding MSYPGTGPAGPSDGETAPLSAIRLNVNDHMWRLEVDPRTSLLDALREHLRLSGTKKGCDHGQCGACTVLVNGRRVNSCLSLAVMHEDDEIVTIEGLGDPDHLHPVQRAFVEKDGFQCGYCTPGQICSAVGMLAEVEAGWPSHATADVASPHIALTDAEIRERMSGNICRCAAYPNIVAAIRGTAEGGTA
- a CDS encoding alanine/glycine:cation symporter family protein, with translation MSLDSMTESVDKAVSGFFEPIASWLGEVVFYSVPVAGTELPLIVAWLVVAGLVFSTWFGLVQIRKFRLAVDVVRGKYDEKGSAGEVNHFQALTAAVSGTVGLGNIAGVAVAVSIGGPGATFWMILCGLLGMATKFVEVTLGVKYREVHADGTVSGGPMHYLPKGMADRFGKNGKTFGKVLAVLASFMVLFFGLFGGNLFQVNQSYAQLVSVAGGENGALGSSAGALFFGILIAALVGIVLLGGIRSIANVTSKLVPSMAAIYIAACLIVILVNVTAVPDAVVTIVEGAFNPEGVAGGVLGALIIGFKRAAFSNEAGLGSAPIAHSAVKTKHPASEGLVALLEPFIDTVIICTMTALTIVIANPASWAEARAGESIGGVTITSDAFGTVLPWFPYILTIAVLLFAISTVLTWGYYCLKAWTHLFGRSKASEITFKVLYTLFAVAGSLLTLQTLIDMADAVLFMLAVINIIGLYLLAPVVKRELNTFLEYVRARKAGEKDDSDDDQEPVKTTA
- a CDS encoding FAD binding domain-containing protein, with amino-acid sequence MRSFTYERATDPQAAVAAVSRNGAKFISGGTNLLDLMKLDIEKPSHLVDISRLPLRAIEELPDGGLRVGAQAPNSDVAADALVRTRYPVLSEALLSGASGQLRNKASTGGNLLQRTRCPYFYDTAAGCNKREPGSGCSAIGGFNRIHAILGASGSCIATHPSDMAVALTVLDAEIELLDAEGAVRRVAITDFYRLPGDTPHIETVLRPGEMITSVVLPPPPPGRQRYRKVRDRASYEFALVSVAAVVSTTDAGSVREARVAFGGVAHKPWRSAEAEAALTGRPAEMATYRAAAEAAMRDAAGQGHNDFKIELAGRTLCRTLAQVAGTG
- a CDS encoding bifunctional helix-turn-helix transcriptional regulator/GNAT family N-acetyltransferase — translated: MIEEQVDRVRRFNRTVAERVGVLHDHYLGGARPYGQARLLWQIGDGDTHDVRGVRDRLGLDSGYVSRLLRALERDGLVAVGPHPRDRRVRTVRLTEAGRQERALLDGRSDALAASLLAPLNARQRDRLTSAMAEVERLLTASTVTLAALDPDHPDAAHCLRSYAAELGELFDGGFDPANSLLPDPGELRAPRGLFLVARLHGEPVGCAGLKLAAGAPAEIKRLWVRPDARGLGLARRLLSELEERAARHGCELVRLDTNKALEAATRLYRDSGYTEVPAFNDEPYAHHWFEKRLAPGTR
- the nhaA gene encoding Na+/H+ antiporter NhaA yields the protein MSDAPRQRTTFLGLLPLPERNAVAQALRTETVGGLVLLAAAVVALVWANSPWSGVYERIRDFHFGVPALGLDLSVGHWTADGLLAVFFLVAGIELKRELVVGELRNPATAALPVIAAVCGMVVPAALYIAVAMPAGGSPSGWAVPMATDIAFALAVLAVLSTHLPAALRAFLLTLAVVDDLGAILIIAVFFTSDLNFAALGGAFAGLVLFYVLQRLRVRGWWWYVPLGLAIWALMYNGGVHATVAGVAMGLILRTTRDKGEDASPAERTSHLLHPVSAGVAVPLFALFAAGVGVSGAALSEVFTRPEPLGVVLGLVVGKTVGIFAGTYLAARYTRARLNPDLEWADVFSLAVLAGIGFTVALLIGELAFRDPSQTEQIKAAVLVGSLIAAGLAALLIKRRNAVYRRLYEEETRDDNADGIPDIYQRADSAPAAPDTAR